The Felis catus isolate Fca126 chromosome B2, F.catus_Fca126_mat1.0, whole genome shotgun sequence region AGAGGACGGAAAAAGAACGTTGGCAGTGTAACTCAATGAAGGATGTATTTGTGCTTGTCCTCGGGATGGTTGCAAGGCCCAGCAAAATCTGACCTCCTCTTCGGCGAATCTGCACTCGCTCCATCCCAGCCACACTGTCCTCTCCGTCCCGCGATCTCAGCAGACACACCTTTAGCATTTTCTCTGCCTGCTGTGCTCTCCCCTGTGATAGCCCTGTGACTCCCTCCTGCACTTCTGTGTATCCGTTTCCTACATGTTTCTGAGACTATTCAGTTCTGCTCAGAAAGTTACGAAAACCAACGAGAAGGCTAAGACTCCTAAGATACGCTAAATATAGTAAGGATCCTATGAGACATGTGAAGGATAAACTGAAAGTGAGATATATGATTTTTGAAGCATGGGCTGATCAAAAGTGTTATTTCTACAAAGAAAGGGATGGAAGGACCAAGTAGCCAGGTACTGATCATGTCACCTGCAGGTTGATAGCTACGTGATCTCAAATTAGCCACCCCTCGGCGATATGCGTTATGGTCCCCACTCGGGCTCCACATGTTTTCTGCCCAAGAGAACCAGAAAAAGCTCATCGCTGCTCAGCAGGCTAGTACATGAGCCATAGCTCTTGGCCAAGAATACTTAGTCCGGAGTCTCTCTGATATCGGTGCCAGGCACTTTCTATCTGCTGAGGCTCTGGGTTAAGTTCAAGTCCGGTCCTTATAACCTCACTCTGAGAGAGAAGGCTTCTGGGGGGAGGAGTATTAATATTGCATAACCCGGGACTCCCATATTGTAAGCCTCCTACCTTTATACATTTCCGTAAGTATGTTAACCTataccatttctttccttctggtgcTTTCCATGTGTTTCACTTTGATCTGATAATTTAGATGACtgaagcatctgaatttggccTGTGAACCTTTCTGCTCCACCACAGAATAGCTGCCCTGGTACTTGCAGGTTCCCACCGGGTCAAGGTCATTTCCCACAACAACCGTCTCCAAGTCTTtgtttaaatgtcaccttctcaacgAGGCCCACCCTGACCACTCTATTTAAAGTTGCAGTTCCCATGACCAACCCCCTCATTCAActctcttgggttttttttccccttggcaGATAGCATTTTGCAATATCtgccatttacttatttattatgttcATTGCTTATTGTCTGCATCTCCCACAGAATATACATCCTGTTGGGTTTTGTCTGTCATTCAGTAATAGACCGCATTCATAAAACAGTGcctgaaaaataataatcactcAAAAACAGTTGTGTGGAGTTGTACGAGTTAAGGAAATGGTGTAAGTGCTGGGGTATACAGGTTGGTGCTCACAAAGGTGTGAAAGTCAGCATCAATGGCAGCATTGAGCAACAACCACGATGACAAGTTTATAGCGCACAGTCACAGGAAAAGGCTAAACAACCAAGGGTAATTTCAGTGGAGAAGACAGGAATGCAAGGAAAGTCTAATAACAATCTTCGGATGTATAGGAAAATGTCGAGGGGAGGCTTAGCTTTTGTCTCCTCTATCTAGTGGACTACTAGAAGAAATAGTAGATTTATAACGGGttttatcaaattaattttttgagaacacCTCTTTCTAAATTTCGCTGCAATGTCACCGCTCATAAGGGCTAAAGAGACAATTAAGCAAAGCAAGAGGAGAGCAATAGAACAGGTCACGGTATGGATCTTGCTGAACTGGAAAGCCCCCTCGCCCATGAAAAGAGACACCAACCCCTCCTTGACTTCAGTCAAAAGTTGAGGTACAAGAACGTAGGCCCAATGTCGCCATATTCAGGCATGTTAGGAATCCaaattcttgtgttttttttttttttttttttaatttcttgatttgcACAACTCTGAGCTGGACAAAACACACTATTGTGGCCTGACAGTGTAGGACATCTGGATTATATTCCAgaccctctgcctcccttcccaacTGATGTGACTCGTTCTCAGCATGGGTCATCCGCTCCTGTTGGCCGCCTCTACCCTGTACTCTCAACACCTTCGCGCAGCCATGCTGTTCCTCACAAGATTACCCTGGATGGAACTGAACCCACCCTTGCCCATCTTTCTATCCCATCTCTCTAGTTCTTCATCTCTTAAAGACACTCGGGTCAAGACCCACCATACCCCCAACAATTTCTCCATCGCTCTGCGCTACAGCAATGTGTCTTAtaatttttatggcttttgaAATAAATCATCTACAGCCTCGGGACATTAGACACCTTTCCTATGTACCTGTGTTATTCCCCTAACTAGATCCCCAAGGGTTAGTGGCTGGCACCAGAGCATGCGCAGTTCTTGGTGTTGGAAAGATCAGGTTTAATCTGGCCTTTGCCACCTACTATTAATGTGACACTGAGCTAGTGACGTGAACCCTCAGCCTGTTTTTTCACCTATGGAATGCAAATAATACTTCTTCATAGAGATCCTGCAAAATTTAAATTAGATGAATAAAAAGTGGACATTCTCAATGGGTAGACATGTGTCTCGTACATAATAAGAATGCCACCAGCcttaattgttttcatttctatgaaaaattttttctactattgATGTAAATGTCGCAGGCACTTTTATTCTGTTTCAGTAATTTTTCTTCTCCGTTTCACCAGAATGTCGGCCACAGTCCCCACGCACTGTTTCCCTGGCCCTGTGAGTCTTTATGAACATCCCTAATCCCTAAAGAAACAGGTGCAGGGCTGGGCCAAGCCCTTGAAGCCAACAGGATGGGGAACAGCACATCATCATCTTTGGTGAAGTTAGCAACCACTCCCATAAATCAGATTCTCTCGAACTAACAATTTCTGATAATTGAGTAGTGATTTTCTCAAAAACATCTTGTTCTTACTgtacaatggcaaaaaaaaaaaaaaaagttttccatgaCATGAATGTTAACTATAACGTGGTGGAATTGAACATGCTTGAATATGGAAGTCAATTTCAAGATGCTCTCTACAAAATGACTTGTGAAAGAACTGTACCAAGAATATTTGTCAATGGACCTTTTATTGGAGGTGCAACTGACACTCATAGTCATCAAAAAGATGGGAAATTGCTTCCACTAgttcatcattattatttaaaagtaaaaggtgcctgggtggctcagttggttaagcgtagacttcagttcaggtcatgatctcatggttcatgggttcgagccctgtgtcaggctctgtactgacagctcagagccaggagcctgattcacattctatgtctctctctctctgaccttcccccactcatgctctctctctctccctctctctcaaaaataaaattaacattaaaaaaattttttttaagtaagaggGAAAATTTTTAGTGATATAGGTACTTAATAACATTGCTAGTAAAGTGTTAGTGATTTAAAATGATAACCCCTGGGGAGCCTGTTAAGGCATTAtataagcgtctaactcttgatttcagctcaggtcatgatctcatggttcttgagttcaagacccacataggactctgcattgacagtatagatcctgtttgggattctttttctctctcttcctctgcctctctctctctctctctctctctcaaaataaatcaataaaattttaaaaaaattaaaaatggtaatgCCCAATAATGCCTTTTGAATATTTGaggatgctttaaaaatgtaagttatcTTCATGAAAAAGTTGTAAAACTCATGAACAATAAATTGCTGTGGaaatctcaaaaatgaacaaacaaaaagtcttACTGTTTTGTACACTCTATGGTGCCTGGTATAAGTTTCTGCTCAGCAGAACGTTCACAATAAATTTATGTTGATTTGTTCCATACAGAGAACATTAACCTGGCTCTAATAAAGGCATTTATGCCTGGATTTAATACTTAGAGATTTCTCACAGGGATTTGAAGAACacacatttctctgatgatccAATGTGAGTTTGGCTCATAAACAGGACACCAAGATGAACAAAACTTTCAGGATTTCCTTCATTCCTGCAGTTAGAGTTTATCTAGAGCACTTGTTCTCGTATGGGACAGTGAAGACAAGTTTGCTCCCCCGGAGtcacttggcaatgtctggagacagttttggttgtcacaactggggagaCAGTACAGGAATTTAGTGAATACATGCCAGGGATGTTGCTAAGTATCTTGCAATGGAGAGGACATCCTttcgccctccccctccccaaaagagAATTATCTGGCCCACAATATCATTACCGTTAAGGTTGAAAAACCTCAACCTAAAGATTTTCAATGCTTGAGGCAATCACCACTCCTacaatctctccctctccagaACTCTCTGCTATGTCAAATTCATTAGACAAAGGAGAGCAAGTAGCTGGGGTTAACAGTAAGCCAAGTAAGTAGTGGGTGGTCCATGGAGAATCAAAGAGCCAACTCTAAAAGAATTCTTCTCAGCTCTCGGACTCTAAGGAGTGCTCAACTGGTGGCAGCCTTTTCATTTCTGCGGCACCAAGGCATGGCTGCCTCTGTGTGTCTGATTATTCTCTTCTTgaataatcttttatttcttcactcaATTAAACATGGAAACCAACGTGTGAAACCTCTTTGAAGGATACTAAATAAAGTCCTAAGTACCAGTTGATAAGTATGCTAATGTAAGACTCACTTAAAAGGACTAGAGccctttgtaaaatgtaaattcatTCTCATAGTTTCCCAAAGAGACAGATGCTTTTATAAGAAGGTCAAATGTCTATCTTATACTCACACTTCAAGGCTGTGAATAAATGTGGTTACAGCACTGGTTTCCTCTCTCGGAAATTTCCTACATCGGTTGCttggttatttccttttctttagttAAATATAATCTAGCTGAATGtggccttttttctttgttcttttccttttccctttcattgcctcccttctctccttccctccatcccacttccttttttttcttcctctgttactTCCTTCCATatccattccttcttttcttttcaattataggaataagaagaaaaattattagcCATGGTTCCTTTCTAGCTCTTGATCTTCTATCGAAGCTCTAGAAACAGGAATTAGTCATCcacttaaaacaaaaccaaaaaacaaaaaaacattgtgCTGCCATCTTGTGGTAAACTGAGATATTCAGCAagtcaaataaatgtaaagttcaGAATTAATGAAATGCCTAAAAATGCACAGCTGAGCAGTTGGGGCTCTAGTTAACTGAGATTTGATGTTATCTCATCTTGTGGTTTGGTAGTGAGGGCCCCAACCTAAGGCTGCCTCAAACTCTATATTCCTTACTGCCCTCAGGGCCTGTGATTTCTCCCAGGAAGAAGGCAAACTTACTGTTCCTAGACTGAGCCTGGAAAACACTGAGTATAGAAGAAAACCCTTTACATAGGTTTATGGCATGTTTTTGGTCTTTAGAAGGAACTTCTCAGGTATTGGGTATTTGAGTTCTTTTCTCTCAAGCCGTCCATGGAGATTTAAGACCTACTGTATTAACATTGGGGGATTGCCCCGTTACGTCAGGATGTTCACATTATAACCTAGATGAGTAACCAGGAGTCAAACGGTTtgggaaagacagaaaacaacCCCAAAAGTGAGTGAGATATTCTAAAGGTCAAAATAGTATCTGTTCAATGAAACAATGCAAATGATATTGCCTTATTGTAGCAGGGGAGGCACACGAAAAGTTGATATTTAATGAAAGCTCTAAACAGTATGGATCCATCAGGTGATGCCAGGACCTCCAACTCAGCAGATCCAAAATGCAACGTATTCATCCATTTCCCCAACCcaagccctcccacccccatcaccacacacacacacgcgtgcgcacacgcacacacacacacacacagacacacaaacactgCACCTAGaatatctctttaaaatacagatttgatcATGTCCCTATCCCTAGAGTCCTTCCTTGGTCTCTCTTGTCCTCAGATTAAAGTATGAAATCTCCAACCCATATCTGATTCCCTGTCCACTTCTCTAGCACCCTATGCCATCTATATTTGTCTacctttttttaagagagagagagagagagagagagagagagagagagaaacatggaatgcgaagcaggctccagactctgagctgtcagcacaaagcccgacacggagctcgaacccacagaccatgtgatcatgacctgagctgaagtcaaacgttTAACTGACTGTCCCAGTATTTGTCTACTTATCTTTTCAGCGCTGTGCAGTCTGTCACCAGGTTGCTTCCCCTTCCCAACTGCACCTatagttctctctttttaatgatcCTTACACTGGCAATTCCATTTTTTATCCCTATTTGTCCTGTTACAAGAGGGTAGGGGCTATGGGCATTTTAGTTGCTACATATTGAAtgctcagaaatatttatttaacttccCTCTGAACGTGGTTTTCAGCAACAGTGAAATAAGGTAGGACTCTAGAGTGGGGAAGACTAGATCCCTTGCCACAGTTTCCAGATCAGAAACAGGCCCAGTGAGCCTGAGAAACTTGAAGTTCTCCTCACTTGTCTAATGGCAGACCTAGAATCAGAATCCAGTTATCCCAACAAGCAATTCCTAGGACTGTCCGGGAGAAGAGATGGAGAGGTGGAGTGCTTCCTTTGGCATAAATATTGAGTGTAATAAAGAGGGTGAGGAATAAATGTATGTCTGGTCTGTGATGCCTCCATTAGTGCGAAGCATCTCCTATCTCCCTGTGCTTTGAGAGTTTacgctgagttctgtggttctcTTTGGTCAGAAGCTTTCAGTAGTTCAATTCTAAGACTATCGTTGGAGAAGTTCACTTCCGAGTGATTCTCATGTGgtctggagaaaggaaagaaagcaaccatgtatgttttcagtttttacagCCCCTTGATAAAACATTTGTCACTCTCCCCAACACAACGATGAGGAAATTTcggcccagagaagtgaagtgacttggtCAGAAGCAATGAGCAAATGAGCTCATTTGTGGGCAAATGAGCTGTGATGACTGAGGCCCTCAACAGTGGCCGTCTTTGTCTCCAGGGAGACCCTCAGAGCTGGAACTCCGGGTTCTTAGGTAACCCTGGGGGGATACAGAAGACATTCCTATTGTCGACTAAGAATTCATCCTTAGGAAAGAGCTCAAGCGGTGGTGTCCATTCCCCatctgtgatattgtgatttataataagaaatctaTGTATCTGGTCTTCCTCCCTGGTCCGGACACCTGAAACCCTTGTAAATGTTTGTTCTAAGAAGGCATCTTTTGTTCTAGGGAGTGGTTCTGGGAGGCCTCCTGGATGGCTGCTGGATggaggctggtcaccagaaagaccaggCCCTGATTAGAAGCTTGAAATTTGTAGTCCCATCTCCTGCCTTCCAcaatggggagaggggctggaaatggagttaatgatcCATCATGCCTACCTGAGAACGCTCCCATAAAATCCCAGTAGTAGGGGGTCCAAAGAGCTTCCAGGCTAGTGAACACATTCACACCAGGTGGGTGACACATCCCCATCTCCACAGGAACAGAAGCCCCTGTGCTCAGAACCCTCCCAGACCTCTCCCTATCTCTTCATTTGGCTGTTCTTCTGTATCTTATCTCCTAATAAACTGGTAGGTATAAGTGTTTTTCTGTTAGCTGTTCAAGCTTCATCTTATCTCCTAATAAACTGGTAGGTATAAGTGTTTTTCTGTTAGCTGTTCAAGCAAATAATGAACCCAAGGTGGggaggtcatgggaacctccGACGTGTAGCCAAGTCTGTCGGAAGTTGTGGGTAGCCCGGGGACCTACTACTTGTggcgggaggtggggtgggggcagtctCCTGGGACTGAACcattaacctgtgggatctgatgctatctctaggtagtgtcagaattgagttataTCGGAGGGCACACAGCTGGTGTTACAGAGAATTGCTCAGTGTGGGAAAACTCAACACACATTTGGTGACCAAAAGTGTCAAGTGTTATGAGTGTAGTAGTCATGCGAGAGTAAAGGAGACATACAGGAGAGAAGACTGGGTGgttctcttcttcttttatttcaatctttttttttttaatctatttttgagagagagcgagcatgcaagcaggggaggggcagagagagagggagagagagaatcccaagcaggctccgcattctcaaagcagagccagacacagggctcactcgcacgaattgtgagatcatgacccgagccgaaatcaagagtccacgcttaaccaactgcgccacccgggcgccccagactGGGTAGTTTTCAAGCTCACCATCACAGGCAGGAGCCAGACCATAAGGCAAACCATATTTATACAGACTTTGTTGGATTCTAGAAGCTCCGTAGTACGCCAATTTTAGTTATCTGTGATATATTTATTTGCCTTATATATTTGTGAGACacaataaatcttttaaaatcaaaaccacctgAGGACTTAGCTTCAGAGATGACTAGGAAGGGAGGAAGCTGGAGAGGAGGTAAGGTGGCCTGACCCTCAGGGGACAGTAGGGATCGGGAAAGCAGGCTGAGTCACTGGAGCCTACAgtaaaggaagaatgaaagaacCCAGAGGTGCATGTGcgtctgaaaaacaaaaagcctggTCTGAGTAAGAAGTAGAGAAGCTGTACAAGGTTCTCTGGCAGGTGCAAGGTCAGTGATGGTAGAACTTGGGTTCACACCTATGTGGGAACAACTAGTAAACCTCTCACAACCTGTTTCCTATAAAGGGAGGCTTGGTGGATTCCAGATCTGCTACGTGACTGGTGTACTGACTGTAAAGGGTCAGGGTCATTTGAGCACATGATTGTTTCTGTTCAAGGCCACAGGGACGGTGACATCTGATAAAGTTGCAGCAACTTGTCACTAGAACTCTTCAAAACTGAAGATTGCCGGTCGCCCGGCCTGGATGACCGGTAcaagagtgaaagaaaataactttaaagaaaataacgtTTGAGGCACTCCAGTATCAACCTTTCTGCTACCCCAACCTCCAAGAAAGCATTAGAACTTGGTCCCACAACGCGGCCTCCCCTCTATAGATAAACCTCCCTGCGTCTACTCAATGCCCATgccactttctctcttccttatacTTCCCTGGTAAAACCCAATCCTGGTTAAATCcaaccctctgtccctctgtgcctGCAACCCTGCAGCTGCACATGGCTGGAAAAACCACTCAGTGATGGCTGCTgatcttattttaaattcacgGCAGCAAAGGTCTAAGGTTCTCTTAGGCCCCTAGTAGCCGAAGCCATTCTATCGTATTTCCTTAGCCAGCTCACCCTTGGGACCTTTTAGATGGCTGTCGtacccctcctcttctctcttcaacCTTCCGTcacattctctcccttcctgatTCTCAGCTGAGTGCTTCGTTTCCCATTTCATGGTGCAAGTTGAAGTAACCAGAAGAGAAATCCCACACACTGCCACTTCTGCATCCACCCACCTGTTTCTCTTCCCAAAGACTTTGCCTCCTTCTGGAACTCTGGGTGAACAGTCTGTGGTCTGATCTAAGGCCAGCTTGTACACTGTGTCCCATGTCTTTTCACCTACTGGAGAACACCATTATCCCTTTATCTTACTCAT contains the following coding sequences:
- the LOC123385751 gene encoding LOW QUALITY PROTEIN: glutaredoxin-2, mitochondrial-like (The sequence of the model RefSeq protein was modified relative to this genomic sequence to represent the inferred CDS: deleted 2 bases in 1 codon; substituted 1 base at 1 genomic stop codon), yielding MGNSTSSSLVKLATTPINQILELTISDNXVVIFSKTSCSYCTMAKKKKKVFHDMNVNYNVVELNMLEYGSQFQDALYKMTCERTVPRIFVNGPFIGGATDTHSHQKDGKLLPLVHHYYLKKELLRYWVFEFFSLKPSMEI